The sequence below is a genomic window from Candidatus Saccharimonadales bacterium.
GGAGGTATTTGCCCTGACCACCAAACCCCGTACGAGCGTGTAAGTGAAGAAAACTATTATCTAAAAACGAGCGCATTTACCGATCAAATCCGCGAAGCAATCGAAACGGGGCGCATGCAAATTGTGCCCGAATTCCGTAAGAAGGAATTTTTGGAGCTTATTAAAGACGGCCTTCAGGATGTCAGTATTTCACGTCCTAAGAAGAGTCTTTCCTGGGGAGTACCCGTTCCAGGTGATCCCGAGCAGATTATGTATGTGTGGTTAGATGCGCTTTCCAACTATATTACAGTGCTTGGCTACCCGGACCACGAAGAATGGAAAGAATACTGGCCAGCAGAAGTGCAGGTGATCGGTAAAGATATCCTTCGTTTCCATGCAGGAATTTGGCCGGCAATGCTTCTAGGGCTTGATGTTCCGCTTCCGAAAAAGCTGCTTGTTCACGGATTCGTGAATGTCGGTGGTGCCAAGATGAGTAAAACGGTCGGAAATGTGGTTGATCCAAACGAAATTATTGACCAGTACGGGTTAGATGCTTTCCGTTTTTTCTTTTCAAGGCATATTCCTACGCTTGATGACGGTGATTTTACCTGGGAAAAATTTGAAACGGCATACAACACCGAACTTGGAAACGATCTTGGCAACCTAGTACAGCGCGTATCCAGTATGATTACCAGGTATCAAGCAGGTGTTATTGGTGAAGCGCCAAGTGGAGAGCACGATATGCAACCATACCGCCAAGCAATGGAATCACTCAATTTCAATAAGGCTGTTGATGAGATCTGGGTGAATGTTCGTTCATTAAACCAGTTTATCGAGAATGTTAAACCATGGGAAATCGCTAAAAAACGCGAAACCGACCCCGAAGCCGAGGCTCATCTAGCCGAGGTTCTTGCTCATGCCGTCGGGACACTTTTACAGGTCGCCGACCTACTTATACCTTTTCTTCCCGGGACCGCGGAAAAGATTCACAAAATGTTCGACAGCGGTGTCATTGTGCCAGTTGAAGGCGTATTGTTCCCTAAAGTTTATCTGCATACGCCAGACCCTCACGCGCCAAAGGCGTAAAACCATGCTGATTGATACGCATTGTCATATTCACGAAGCTGACTATCCGTTAGATGCGGACGAGGTTATAAAACGTGCCTCTGAAGTGGGCGTTGAAAAGATGATTTGTGTCGGTACAAGCGAAGAAAGTTCAAAGCGGGCTGTGGAATTCGCCTCAACCAGGCAAGGTATATTTGCCGCAATTGGCGTTCACCCTCATGACACGAAAGATGGCTGGGAAGAGATAACCGCTCATATCCAGAAAAAGCCGGTAGCTATAGGCGAGATTGGTCTGGATTATTTTTACACGCATAGCCCTCGTGATGTGCAGATAAAAGCCCTAGAGGGTCAGATTGATTTAGCTCTTACGCATAACCTGCCGATTATTTTTCATGTTCGCGATGCGTTTTCTGACTTTTGGCCAATACTCGACAACTTCAAGGGTATTCGCGGCGAGCTGCATAGTTTCACGGATACGAAACAGCATTTGGAAGAGGCGCTAAAGCGCAATTTATACATTGGCGTGAATGGAATCAGCACATTCACCAAAAATGAAGCGCAAAAATCGATGTTTTCGTCCATACCGTTGAATAAATTACTACTAGAAACAGATGCGCCCTTCTTGACACCCATACCGTTTCGTGGTAAGGTCAATGAGCCCGGGTTTGTGAAGGGCGTAGCCGAACATCAAGC
It includes:
- the metG gene encoding methionine--tRNA ligase, whose product is MAKKLYITTAIPYVNGSPHIGNALDYLIADIWARYQKQNGHEVRFQVGTDEHGNKIASKAAELGITPQEYTDKMYPNFEMLMRKIDASFTDFIRTTEPHHVGAVQYIWQKLQPYVYKGSYEGWYCMGHEAFFTDKEVESTGGICPDHQTPYERVSEENYYLKTSAFTDQIREAIETGRMQIVPEFRKKEFLELIKDGLQDVSISRPKKSLSWGVPVPGDPEQIMYVWLDALSNYITVLGYPDHEEWKEYWPAEVQVIGKDILRFHAGIWPAMLLGLDVPLPKKLLVHGFVNVGGAKMSKTVGNVVDPNEIIDQYGLDAFRFFFSRHIPTLDDGDFTWEKFETAYNTELGNDLGNLVQRVSSMITRYQAGVIGEAPSGEHDMQPYRQAMESLNFNKAVDEIWVNVRSLNQFIENVKPWEIAKKRETDPEAEAHLAEVLAHAVGTLLQVADLLIPFLPGTAEKIHKMFDSGVIVPVEGVLFPKVYLHTPDPHAPKA
- a CDS encoding TatD family hydrolase, translated to MLIDTHCHIHEADYPLDADEVIKRASEVGVEKMICVGTSEESSKRAVEFASTRQGIFAAIGVHPHDTKDGWEEITAHIQKKPVAIGEIGLDYFYTHSPRDVQIKALEGQIDLALTHNLPIIFHVRDAFSDFWPILDNFKGIRGELHSFTDTKQHLEEALKRNLYIGVNGISTFTKNEAQKSMFSSIPLNKLLLETDAPFLTPIPFRGKVNEPGFVKGVAEHQALVRGLSLEQIAATTSANAAALFAL